A stretch of Cydia splendana chromosome 7, ilCydSple1.2, whole genome shotgun sequence DNA encodes these proteins:
- the LOC134792543 gene encoding uncharacterized protein LOC134792543, with the protein MPSAEEKVHEALNFVVKEKFPDAYDVKIKPITSDGANYTSGLYEASIATPESILQLFVKAVSMGSLVDASKHVFRTETIVLTTVSNAFERSQDKLAIIERFIFPKFYKSVDGIIVMENLASKGYEVYDRFKSIDWKYASKSVEALARFHALSLAFKNEYPEEFKKVVKVLEFPRAIFTGPHLEGVSDGAMAAVDEEDRDKLSKLLEGSDGLTKSLELSEPRTTTVIIHGDFRPSNLMYKQVNGEYHVIPVDYQLSRPGCPVADLLYFILMSSDQQFRKHHFHQLVDHYYKHLASMMEDLGLQPDDVYGREEFESDMKAKLPISLCVAASSLPFATADTDSAPNFERGEYVPGVNKLFVERFRELVQDFKQWGVI; encoded by the exons ATGCCGAGCGCAGAGGAAAAAGTGCATGAAGCTTTAAATTTCGTCGTTAAAGAGAAATTCCCTGACGCTTACGATGTAAAAATTAAACCCATTACCAGTGATGGTGCAAACTACACCTCAGGTTTGTACGAAGCTTCTATTGCTACTCCTGAAAGTATTCTTCAATTATTTGTAAAAGCCGTCTCAATGGGTTCTCTCGTCGACGCAAGCAAGCACGTATTTCGCACAGAAACGATCGTCCTCACAACAGTATCAAACGCTTTCGAAAGATCACAAGACAAACTTGCGATAATAGAAAGATTTATATTCCCTAAATTCTACAAGAGCGTAGATGGAATCATAGTGATGGAGAACCTAGCATCTAAAGGATACGAAGTATATGATAGATTCAAGAGTATTGACTGGAAATATGCATCCAAATCTGTAGAAGCTTTAGCCAGATTTCATGCACTCTCTTTAGCTTTCAAGAACGAATATCCAGAGGAGTTCAAAAAAGTTGTGAAAGTGTTAGAATTCCCTCGGGCGATTTTTACAGGCCCTCATTTGGAAGGTGTAAGCGATGGGGCTATGGCAGCTGTTGATGAAGAAGATAGAGATAAACTCTCTAAGCTTCTTGAGGGGTCTGACGGTCTCACTAAAAGTTTGGAGTTGAGTGAACCTCGGACTACGACAGTGATCATTCATGGTGATTTCCGTCCAagtaatttaatgtataaacaaGTA AATGGAGAATATCACGTGATTCCCGTGGACTATCAATTGTCGAGACCAGGTTGCCCGGTGGCTGATCTCCTTTACTTCATCTTGATGAGTTCCGATCAACAGTTTCGGAAGCATCACTTTCACCAGCTGGTAGACCACTACTACAAACATTTGGCTTCGATGATGGAGGATCTTGGTCTGCAGCCAGATGATGTGTATGGGAGAGAAGAATTTGAAAGTGACATGAAAGCG AAACTGCCTATAAGCCTCTGCGTGGCAGCGTCTTCACTGCCGTTCGCGACGGCGGACACCGACAGCGCTCCGAACTTCGAGCGCGGAGAGTACGTGCCGGGCGTGAACAAACTGTTCGTCGAACGGTTCCGCGAACTGGTGCAGGACTTCAAGCAGTGGGGGGTTATATAG